A window of the Rhizobium brockwellii genome harbors these coding sequences:
- a CDS encoding CarD family transcriptional regulator — protein MTTQQKKPSTARHGFKTGESIVYPAHGVGTITAIEEQEVAGMKLELFVIDFEKDKMRLKVPVAKAMSIGMRKLSETDFVERALKVVQGKARVKRTMWSRRAQEYDAKINSGDLISIAEVVRDLYRAENQPEQSYSERQLYEAALDRMAREIAAVNKMSETEAVRLVETNLNKGPKRGKAIEEDDSQDEAA, from the coding sequence ATGACGACTCAGCAGAAAAAACCTTCTACAGCACGTCACGGCTTCAAGACCGGTGAATCGATCGTCTACCCCGCTCATGGCGTCGGTACCATCACCGCTATCGAAGAGCAAGAAGTTGCCGGCATGAAGCTCGAACTTTTCGTTATTGATTTCGAGAAGGATAAGATGCGTCTGAAGGTTCCGGTCGCGAAGGCGATGAGCATTGGGATGCGCAAGCTTTCGGAAACGGATTTCGTCGAGCGTGCTTTGAAGGTCGTGCAGGGCAAGGCGCGCGTCAAGCGCACCATGTGGTCCCGCCGCGCCCAGGAATATGATGCCAAGATCAATTCCGGGGACCTGATTTCCATCGCTGAAGTCGTGCGCGATCTCTATCGTGCCGAGAACCAGCCCGAACAGTCGTATTCCGAGCGCCAGCTTTATGAGGCTGCGCTCGACCGCATGGCGCGCGAGATCGCCGCCGTCAACAAGATGTCGGAAACCGAAGCCGTCCGCCTCGTCGAGACCAATCTCAACAAGGGTCCGAAGCGCGGCAAGGCGATCGAAGAAGACGATTCACAGGACGAAGCCGCATAA
- the fdxA gene encoding ferredoxin FdxA, translating to MTYVVTDNCIKCKYTDCVEVCPVDCFYEGENFLVIHPDECIDCGVCEPECPAEAIKPDTEPGLDKWLKINTEYATIWPNITVKKDPLPEAKDMDGETGKFEKYFSEKPGSGD from the coding sequence ATGACCTATGTCGTGACCGACAATTGCATCAAGTGCAAATACACCGATTGCGTGGAAGTCTGCCCTGTCGACTGCTTCTATGAGGGCGAGAATTTCCTCGTCATCCATCCCGACGAATGCATCGATTGCGGCGTCTGCGAGCCGGAATGTCCCGCCGAGGCGATCAAGCCCGATACCGAGCCGGGCCTCGACAAATGGCTGAAGATCAATACCGAATATGCCACGATCTGGCCGAATATCACGGTCAAGAAGGACCCTTTGCCGGAGGCCAAGGACATGGATGGCGAGACCGGAAAATTCGAGAAGTATTTTTCGGAGAAGCCCGGTTCCGGCGATTGA
- a CDS encoding RNA-binding S4 domain-containing protein has protein sequence MSGETQPTSGSRQRIDKWLFFARMVKSRSLAQSHIQSGHVRINGERCSHPSQMVKPGDRIELTLERRHIVLVMRLAGERRGPYEEARLLYDDQSPPPDEAKRLTPYEQAIRETGTGRPTKKERRAIDRLMSDED, from the coding sequence ATGAGCGGGGAGACACAGCCGACAAGCGGTTCGCGCCAGCGCATCGACAAGTGGCTGTTCTTCGCGCGCATGGTGAAGTCGCGCTCGTTGGCGCAAAGCCATATCCAATCGGGCCATGTGCGCATCAACGGTGAGCGCTGCAGCCACCCTAGCCAGATGGTCAAGCCGGGCGACCGTATCGAGCTGACGCTGGAGCGGCGCCATATCGTTCTCGTCATGCGCCTTGCCGGCGAGCGGCGCGGTCCTTACGAGGAGGCGCGCCTGCTCTACGACGATCAGTCTCCGCCGCCGGATGAGGCAAAACGTCTCACGCCCTACGAGCAGGCGATCCGGGAGACCGGCACCGGCCGTCCGACCAAAAAGGAAAGACGTGCAATCGACAGGCTGATGTCGGACGAGGATTAG
- a CDS encoding helicase-related protein: MTLTSQPMILSGRGVTAVLGPTNTGKTHYAIERMVAHGTGVIGLPLRLLAREVYTRVVEKVGAQNVALVTGEEKISPPNARFSVCTVEAMPRETKAAFVAIDEVQLAGDLERGHIFTDRILHLRGREETLLLGAATMRPILQQLLPGITIVERPRLSYLFYAGQKKITRLPQRSAIVAFSADEVYAIAELIRRQRGGAAVVLGALSPRTRNAQVALYQAGDVEYLVATDAIGMGLNLDVDHVAFAQDRKFDGYQFRNLNPGELGQVAGRAGRHVRDGTFGVTGQVSPFDDELVQRIEGHEFDNVKVLQWRTTEMDFSSIASLRASLEVGPRVPGLTRALPAVDQQALEQLSRYPEVIDLADRPARVEKLWEACALPDYRRITPAQHADLIATLFSDLVRYGTVNEQFLAEQVHRSDRTDGEIDTLSARIAQIRTWTYVSNRPGWLADPTHWQEKTREIEDRLSDALHERLTKRFVDRRTSVLMKRLRENAMLEAEISVNGDVFVEGHHVGQLSGFRFTPVAGTDGPDAKAVQAASQKALGLEFEARAARMHAAGNSDLVIGSDGLIRWLGDPVARLSGSDHIMRPRVILLADEQLTGNARDHVAARIERFVNHHISTVLKPLDDLSRAEDLQGLAKGLAFQLVENLGVLFRRDVTEEVKSLDQEARASMRRYGVRFGAYHIFVPALLKPAPAELITLLWALKNDGLDKAGYGDLIPVLAAGRTSVVTDPSFERMFYKLAGFRFLGKRAVRIDILERLADIIRPLLQWKPGQNNRPEGAYDGRRFTTTTAMLSILGATLEDMEEILKGLGYRADAVKAEEASLHLAAQDVASVPAAGAQTPAEETAEKADHDDADGAAEEAAAEPSAAEAASAVADAPVTEAVESPAPAEAIETPAPAEASAAEETSAPAEAVSASEEAGSVPGEAGEPAEPKPVLLWRLGGRNDNQRQARGGHGERRGGQGEPRGQNQERGDRNRRPGGGEGGEGNRGGEGRDNNRQNRGKEGGGRDGGRPQQARGDRNNQPRGDQPRGDRQDRGDRKDRGDRNDRNNNRGGSQPLRFEAKPPRKEKPIDPDSPFAKLAALKEQMKK; encoded by the coding sequence ATGACTCTGACTTCGCAGCCGATGATTCTGAGTGGGCGCGGCGTGACCGCGGTGCTCGGGCCGACCAATACCGGCAAGACCCATTATGCCATCGAGCGCATGGTCGCGCACGGGACGGGCGTGATCGGCCTGCCGCTCCGGCTGCTGGCGCGCGAGGTCTATACGCGGGTGGTCGAGAAGGTCGGCGCGCAGAATGTGGCGCTGGTCACCGGCGAAGAAAAGATTTCGCCGCCCAATGCGCGTTTTTCCGTCTGCACCGTCGAAGCGATGCCGCGCGAGACCAAGGCCGCCTTCGTCGCGATCGACGAGGTGCAGCTCGCCGGCGATCTCGAGCGCGGCCATATCTTCACCGACCGCATACTGCATCTTCGCGGCCGCGAAGAAACGCTGCTGCTCGGTGCGGCGACGATGCGGCCGATCCTGCAGCAGCTCCTGCCCGGCATCACTATCGTCGAGCGGCCGCGGCTTTCGTATCTTTTCTACGCCGGGCAGAAGAAGATCACCCGGCTGCCGCAGCGTTCGGCCATCGTCGCCTTCTCCGCCGACGAAGTCTATGCCATCGCCGAGCTCATCCGCCGGCAGCGCGGCGGCGCGGCGGTCGTGCTTGGCGCGCTCAGCCCGCGCACCCGCAATGCGCAGGTGGCACTCTATCAGGCAGGCGACGTCGAATATCTGGTGGCGACCGATGCGATCGGCATGGGCCTCAACCTCGATGTTGATCACGTTGCCTTTGCCCAGGATCGGAAGTTCGACGGTTACCAGTTCCGCAATCTCAATCCAGGCGAACTCGGCCAGGTCGCCGGGCGCGCCGGGCGGCACGTCCGGGACGGGACCTTCGGCGTCACCGGACAGGTCTCGCCCTTCGACGATGAGCTGGTGCAGCGCATCGAGGGGCACGAATTCGACAACGTCAAGGTTTTGCAATGGCGGACGACGGAGATGGACTTCTCCTCAATCGCATCGCTGCGCGCCAGCCTTGAGGTGGGACCGCGCGTGCCGGGGCTGACGCGGGCATTGCCTGCGGTCGACCAGCAGGCGCTGGAACAGCTTTCGCGTTATCCCGAGGTCATCGATCTCGCCGACAGGCCGGCGCGCGTCGAAAAACTCTGGGAGGCTTGCGCGCTTCCCGATTATCGGCGTATCACCCCAGCACAACATGCCGATCTTATCGCGACCCTCTTTTCCGATCTTGTCCGCTATGGCACGGTGAATGAGCAGTTTCTTGCGGAGCAGGTTCATCGCTCCGATCGAACAGATGGTGAAATTGACACGCTTTCGGCGCGAATCGCGCAGATAAGGACCTGGACCTACGTTTCGAATCGGCCCGGTTGGCTTGCCGATCCGACACACTGGCAGGAAAAGACGCGGGAAATCGAAGATCGATTGTCCGACGCGTTACATGAAAGGTTGACGAAACGCTTTGTTGATCGCAGGACATCTGTGCTCATGAAGCGCCTGAGAGAGAATGCGATGCTGGAAGCTGAAATCAGTGTGAATGGCGATGTCTTCGTTGAAGGACATCATGTAGGGCAGTTGAGCGGATTCCGTTTCACGCCGGTGGCGGGAACGGACGGACCGGATGCCAAGGCGGTTCAGGCTGCGTCGCAGAAGGCGCTCGGGCTCGAGTTCGAAGCCCGCGCGGCCCGGATGCATGCCGCCGGCAATAGCGATCTGGTGATCGGTTCGGATGGGTTGATCCGTTGGCTGGGCGACCCGGTGGCGCGGCTTTCGGGCAGCGATCACATCATGCGTCCGCGCGTGATCCTGCTGGCCGACGAACAACTGACGGGCAATGCCCGTGATCACGTCGCCGCCCGCATCGAGCGCTTCGTCAATCATCATATCAGCACGGTGCTGAAGCCGCTCGATGATCTGTCGCGCGCCGAGGACCTGCAGGGACTCGCCAAGGGGCTTGCCTTCCAGCTCGTCGAGAATCTCGGGGTGCTGTTCCGTCGCGACGTGACCGAGGAGGTGAAGTCGCTGGACCAGGAGGCCCGCGCCTCCATGCGCCGCTATGGCGTGCGTTTCGGCGCCTATCATATCTTCGTTCCCGCACTTCTGAAGCCGGCCCCGGCCGAGCTCATCACGCTGCTCTGGGCGCTGAAGAATGACGGTCTCGACAAGGCGGGTTATGGCGATCTCATTCCGGTGCTCGCCGCCGGCCGCACCTCCGTCGTCACCGATCCGAGCTTCGAGCGGATGTTCTACAAGCTCGCCGGCTTCCGTTTCCTTGGCAAGCGTGCCGTGCGCATCGACATTCTGGAACGGCTTGCCGATATCATCCGGCCGCTGCTGCAATGGAAGCCCGGTCAAAACAACCGTCCGGAAGGCGCCTATGACGGCCGCCGCTTCACGACGACGACGGCGATGCTGTCGATCCTCGGTGCGACGCTCGAGGACATGGAAGAAATCCTCAAGGGTCTCGGCTATCGCGCCGATGCCGTGAAGGCGGAAGAGGCATCACTCCATCTTGCAGCGCAGGATGTGGCCTCGGTGCCTGCCGCCGGCGCACAAACGCCTGCGGAAGAGACAGCCGAGAAGGCCGATCACGACGATGCCGATGGCGCGGCGGAAGAGGCTGCCGCCGAGCCATCCGCAGCCGAGGCGGCTTCGGCGGTTGCCGACGCGCCGGTGACGGAAGCGGTCGAAAGCCCCGCTCCGGCCGAAGCGATCGAGACACCCGCTCCGGCGGAAGCTTCAGCTGCCGAAGAAACCTCCGCTCCTGCGGAAGCGGTATCGGCTTCCGAGGAAGCAGGATCTGTTCCTGGGGAAGCCGGCGAGCCGGCGGAACCGAAGCCGGTTCTTCTGTGGCGTCTTGGGGGTCGCAACGACAATCAGCGCCAGGCGCGCGGCGGGCATGGCGAACGCCGTGGCGGCCAGGGCGAGCCGCGCGGTCAGAACCAGGAACGCGGCGACCGCAATCGCCGGCCCGGCGGCGGTGAAGGCGGCGAGGGCAATCGCGGCGGCGAAGGCCGTGACAACAATCGCCAGAACCGCGGCAAGGAGGGCGGCGGTCGCGACGGCGGCCGGCCGCAGCAGGCAAGGGGCGACCGCAACAACCAACCACGGGGCGATCAGCCGCGTGGCGACCGGCAGGACCGTGGCGATCGCAAGGATCGCGGTGATCGCAACGACCGCAACAACAATCGCGGCGGCTCGCAGCCGCTGCGCTTCGAGGCCAAGCCGCCGCGCAAGGAGAAGCCGATCGATCCGGATTCGCCTTTCGCCAAGCTCGCAGCCCTCAAGGAGCAGATGAAGAAGTAG
- a CDS encoding DUF3309 family protein produces the protein MLGTILLIILILLLIGALPNWGYSRGWGYGPSGGLGLVLVIIIILVLMGRV, from the coding sequence ATGCTCGGCACGATACTTCTTATTATCCTTATTCTGCTTCTGATCGGAGCCCTGCCGAATTGGGGTTACAGCCGTGGCTGGGGCTATGGACCTTCTGGCGGTTTGGGGCTAGTTCTCGTCATTATCATTATCCTTGTACTCATGGGCCGCGTCTAA
- a CDS encoding YMGG-like glycine zipper-containing protein: MMKKIVLIGALVGALASCTATEQGTAIGAGTGAVIGGVVTNSWGGAAVGAVAGGLTGALIGQSVERRGYCVYRDRYGRRYEARCR, from the coding sequence ATGATGAAGAAGATTGTTCTTATTGGTGCGCTCGTCGGCGCACTCGCATCCTGCACGGCGACCGAGCAAGGTACGGCGATCGGCGCCGGCACCGGCGCTGTTATCGGCGGTGTCGTCACCAACAGCTGGGGTGGTGCCGCCGTCGGCGCCGTTGCCGGTGGCCTGACCGGCGCCCTCATCGGCCAGTCGGTCGAGCGCCGAGGCTACTGCGTCTATCGCGACCGCTACGGCCGCCGCTACGAGGCTCGTTGCCGCTAA